A genomic window from Polaribacter gangjinensis includes:
- a CDS encoding Ig-like domain-containing protein yields MKTFYRIIFLFTMVLFVANCARTGRPEGGPKDEDAPLFVNSIPPYNTVKFDKKVVKLNFNEFITLKELNKQLVISPPMKNPPLISPQGAPSKEIKIQILDTLQENTTYIFNFGNAVQDNNESNVLENFKYVFSTGTYIDSLVTAGSINDAILKEIPRNVNVLLYRIDSSYKDSIIYKKKPNYVTNTLDTTNFKFTNVREGKYFVVALKEEVSDYIFNPKLDKIGFLADTIQLPKDSILVKPITLFKEIQPYKFVRAREISKGKLQFAFEGKQTDMKIHVTSKVPENFKSVFKFEKNKDSLNYWFTPFETDSLNFIVTNAIFSDTLTVKLRKEKMDSLSIDISPKNTLNFRDTIYVNSNHPILQIDSSKISLVDKDTLAVNFSTLFSEKENKIAVIFDKKPSEKYTLTALPAAFQDIYAFKNDTISVKFGTRKIEDYGKITLNVNNLNNENLIVELLSGNKQDMLIEQQFLNTSDKIVFDLLEPKKYTIRVIVDKNKNNQWDTGDFLKKQFPERIIYHNQLSNFELRANFFLEETFDVD; encoded by the coding sequence GTGAAAACATTTTATAGAATTATTTTTCTTTTTACAATGGTACTTTTTGTAGCCAATTGCGCAAGAACAGGAAGACCTGAAGGGGGGCCAAAAGATGAAGATGCGCCCTTATTTGTAAATTCTATTCCACCTTACAATACCGTAAAATTCGATAAAAAAGTAGTGAAATTAAATTTCAATGAATTCATAACTTTAAAAGAATTAAACAAACAATTGGTGATTTCTCCACCAATGAAAAATCCGCCTTTAATTTCACCTCAAGGAGCGCCAAGTAAAGAAATCAAAATTCAAATTTTAGATACTTTACAAGAAAACACAACCTATATTTTCAACTTTGGTAATGCTGTTCAAGATAACAATGAATCAAATGTTTTAGAAAATTTTAAATATGTTTTTTCAACAGGAACTTATATTGATTCATTAGTTACTGCAGGAAGTATTAATGATGCCATTTTAAAAGAAATTCCAAGAAACGTAAATGTACTATTATATAGAATTGATAGTTCGTATAAAGATTCTATCATCTACAAAAAGAAACCAAATTACGTTACAAATACCCTAGATACAACGAATTTTAAATTCACAAATGTTAGAGAAGGAAAGTATTTTGTAGTTGCTTTAAAAGAAGAAGTGAGCGATTATATATTCAATCCTAAATTAGATAAAATAGGATTTTTAGCAGACACTATTCAGTTGCCCAAAGACAGTATTTTAGTAAAACCAATTACGTTGTTTAAGGAAATTCAGCCTTATAAATTTGTCAGAGCAAGAGAGATTTCAAAAGGAAAATTGCAATTTGCTTTTGAAGGAAAACAAACTGATATGAAAATTCACGTAACTTCAAAAGTTCCTGAAAATTTTAAAAGTGTCTTTAAATTCGAAAAAAACAAAGATTCTTTGAATTATTGGTTTACTCCTTTTGAAACAGATTCTTTGAATTTTATTGTAACCAATGCCATTTTTTCAGATACGTTGACTGTAAAATTACGCAAAGAAAAAATGGACTCTTTATCCATTGATATTTCTCCAAAAAACACGCTGAATTTTAGAGACACTATTTATGTAAATAGCAATCATCCTATTTTGCAAATTGATAGCTCTAAAATAAGTTTGGTTGATAAAGATACATTGGCCGTTAATTTCTCAACATTATTCTCAGAAAAAGAAAATAAAATTGCGGTTATTTTTGATAAAAAACCTTCTGAAAAATACACTTTAACAGCACTACCTGCAGCTTTTCAGGATATTTATGCTTTTAAAAATGATACGATTTCTGTAAAATTCGGAACCAGAAAAATTGAAGATTATGGAAAAATTACCCTAAATGTCAATAATCTCAATAACGAAAACCTGATTGTTGAATTGCTCTCTGGAAACAAACAAGATATGTTGATTGAACAACAATTTTTAAATACTTCTGATAAAATTGTTTTTGATTTATTAGAACCCAAAAAATACACGATTAGAGTTATTGTTGATAAAAACAAAAACAATCAATGGGATACTGGAGATTTCCTCAAAAAACAATTTCCTGAACGAATTATCTATCATAATCAACTTTCAAATTTTGAATTGAGGGCTAATTTCTTTTTAGAAGAAACGTTTGATGTTGATTAG
- a CDS encoding arsenate reductase family protein, with translation MKKVYFLQTCDTCRRILKEVNTANFELQEVKANPVNVPQLEEMYAFTKSYEALFNRRAKLYKEMDLKNQKLSETDYRQLILDDYTFLKRPVFIVDDEIFVGNSKNVIEDLKKKIG, from the coding sequence ATGAAAAAAGTTTATTTTTTGCAGACTTGTGACACTTGTAGAAGAATTTTAAAAGAAGTAAATACTGCTAATTTTGAGCTCCAAGAAGTAAAAGCTAACCCAGTAAATGTGCCGCAGTTAGAAGAAATGTATGCTTTTACAAAAAGCTATGAAGCGCTTTTTAACAGACGTGCAAAACTTTATAAAGAAATGGATTTAAAAAATCAAAAATTGTCAGAAACAGATTATCGTCAATTGATTTTGGATGATTATACCTTTTTAAAACGTCCGGTTTTTATAGTTGATGATGAAATTTTTGTAGGAAATAGTAAAAATGTGATTGAAGATTTGAAGAAAAAAATTGGTTGA
- a CDS encoding glycosyltransferase family 4 protein: MKPILIHIHFHHRKTGVTRSIENVLPFFDKNFETYVYGKTIDGTKISTFQFLKLLFSDRKITVHCHRNNEILRMLFFRFLGAKFHLIASRHSATKPSKLTFWLLKKADKVVTLIKSMSDSLGIENTLIAHGVNVHNFSPKQIKHPQILQENIILNTGRIRKAKGQLTLLNAAKALKNHQNWCLVFVGKVDKPAFLVELKAIIKELNIEKQVYFFEETREIIPFYQAAKIFVAPSFSEGFSLVTAEAMACECTVIATKNVGVHDDLIKHQKNGYLFEAGNSEELSIILQKIILGENAHLGKEARIQIQKNWSAEKEATELMKIYQSN, encoded by the coding sequence TTGAAACCAATTTTAATTCATATACATTTTCATCATCGAAAAACAGGAGTAACTAGAAGCATTGAAAATGTGCTTCCTTTTTTTGATAAAAATTTTGAAACCTATGTGTATGGAAAAACTATTGATGGAACAAAAATCAGTACATTTCAATTCTTAAAATTGTTATTTTCTGACAGAAAAATTACAGTTCATTGCCACAGAAATAATGAAATTTTACGGATGCTATTTTTTCGGTTTTTGGGTGCAAAATTCCATTTGATTGCTTCACGACATTCAGCTACAAAACCATCAAAACTTACTTTTTGGTTGCTAAAAAAAGCAGATAAAGTGGTAACACTTATAAAAAGTATGAGCGATTCTTTGGGAATTGAAAATACCTTAATTGCACATGGAGTTAATGTTCACAATTTTAGTCCAAAGCAAATAAAACATCCTCAAATTCTTCAAGAAAATATCATTTTAAATACTGGAAGAATTAGAAAGGCAAAAGGACAACTTACACTTTTAAACGCTGCAAAAGCGTTGAAAAATCATCAAAATTGGTGTTTGGTTTTTGTTGGAAAAGTAGATAAACCAGCATTTTTAGTGGAATTAAAAGCGATTATAAAAGAATTAAATATCGAAAAGCAAGTCTATTTTTTTGAGGAAACCAGAGAAATTATTCCTTTTTATCAAGCAGCAAAAATATTTGTAGCGCCCAGTTTTTCAGAAGGATTTTCGTTAGTTACTGCTGAAGCAATGGCTTGTGAATGCACTGTAATTGCTACAAAAAATGTGGGTGTTCACGATGATTTGATTAAACATCAAAAAAATGGTTATTTGTTTGAAGCAGGAAATTCAGAAGAACTTTCCATTATTTTACAAAAAATAATTTTAGGAGAAAATGCACATTTAGGAAAAGAAGCAAGAATCCAAATTCAGAAAAATTGGAGTGCTGAAAAAGAGGCTACTGAGTTGATGAAGATCTATCAATCAAACTGA
- a CDS encoding cation:proton antiporter, which translates to MDIFFIATVLIFLSSIFGYINQRFIKLPSAIGLMLITILFTLSVVIISFFDDTLLQQEKEFIQSIDFKTVLLDIMLSFLLFAGALHTNFTELKAQRKPVIAFATLGILISTFLSGVFVYYLLQLINFPVDFIYCLLFGALISPTDPIAVLGIMKKVGAPKNLEIKIVGESLFNDGVGVVVFLTIYQIAKGATAISLGDITQLFLIEVVGGLALGLLIGWICYQLMKTIDDYDTEVIITLAAVMGGTLLAQKLHVSAPLAMVTAGLLIGEDTIKKNSMSKITQQYVDKFWELIDVLLNTILFVLIGMEILVLTLETTYVLAGFIVIPFLLIARYISLLLPIKLYASKLGFAPKTNLIMTWGGLRGGISIALALSLTHDMHRDLFLVITYIVVVFSILIQGLTVGKLIKKYT; encoded by the coding sequence ATGGATATCTTTTTTATTGCAACTGTTTTAATTTTCCTTTCATCCATTTTTGGTTATATCAATCAGCGATTTATCAAATTGCCAAGTGCCATTGGTTTAATGCTAATAACTATTTTGTTTACACTTTCAGTGGTAATCATAAGTTTTTTTGACGACACATTATTACAGCAAGAAAAAGAATTCATTCAAAGTATTGATTTTAAAACTGTTTTATTGGATATAATGCTGAGTTTTTTACTTTTTGCAGGAGCTTTACACACCAATTTTACAGAATTAAAAGCACAAAGAAAACCAGTAATTGCCTTTGCAACACTAGGAATTTTGATTTCAACATTCCTTTCTGGAGTATTTGTTTATTATCTTTTACAGTTGATAAATTTTCCAGTTGATTTTATTTATTGTTTGCTTTTTGGAGCGTTGATTTCACCAACAGACCCAATTGCAGTTTTAGGAATTATGAAAAAAGTAGGAGCTCCAAAAAATCTTGAAATAAAAATTGTGGGTGAATCACTATTTAATGATGGAGTTGGAGTGGTTGTTTTTTTAACGATTTATCAAATTGCGAAAGGTGCAACAGCCATTTCTTTGGGCGATATTACTCAATTATTTTTAATTGAAGTTGTTGGAGGATTGGCTCTGGGATTATTAATAGGTTGGATTTGTTATCAACTAATGAAAACAATTGACGATTATGATACAGAAGTAATCATTACACTTGCAGCTGTTATGGGAGGAACGTTGTTGGCTCAAAAATTGCATGTTTCTGCACCTTTAGCCATGGTTACTGCTGGATTGTTGATAGGAGAAGATACTATCAAAAAAAATTCGATGAGCAAAATTACACAACAATACGTTGATAAATTTTGGGAATTGATTGATGTTTTGTTAAACACCATTTTGTTTGTATTAATTGGAATGGAAATATTAGTATTAACGTTAGAAACTACTTATGTCTTAGCAGGATTTATTGTAATTCCGTTTTTGCTGATTGCCAGATATATTTCACTTTTATTGCCCATAAAATTATATGCAAGTAAACTAGGATTTGCCCCAAAAACCAATCTTATCATGACTTGGGGAGGTTTGCGTGGTGGAATTTCAATAGCGTTGGCACTGAGTTTAACACACGATATGCATCGTGATTTATTTCTAGTTATAACTTACATCGTAGTTGTTTTTTCCATTTTAATTCAAGGCTTAACCGTTGGAAAACTTATTAAAAAATATACGTAA
- a CDS encoding glycine--tRNA ligase, translating into MAIQEDHFKKVLSHAKEYGYVFQSSEIYDGLSAVYDYAQNGVELKKNIREYWWKAMVQMHENIVGIDAAILMHPTTWKASGHVDAFNDPLIDNKDSKKRYRADVLIEEYCAKIEAKIDKEVEKAAKRFGDAFDKETFLSTNQRVVEYQEKINAILSRMSKSLSNEDLADVKALIEELEIADPLTGSRNWTEVKQFNLMFGTQIGASAENSTQVYLRPETAQGIFVNFLNVQKSGRMKVPFGIAQTGKAFRNEIVARQFIFRMREFEQMEMQFFVKPGTQKEWYEQWKQTRLKWHLSLGMGAENYRFHDHEKLAHYADAAADIEFKFPFGFKELEGIHSRTDFDLKAHEQYSGKKLQYFDPEENKSYVPYVVETSVGLDRLFLAVFSNSLQEEALENGTSRTVLRLPAVLAPYKAAILPLVKKDGLPEIAREIFEDLKWEFNVDYDEKDAVGRRYRRQDANGTPFCITVDHETLQDNSVTIRHRDSMEQKRVPITDVKAIIKAEVDVKNWLQRM; encoded by the coding sequence ATGGCAATACAAGAAGATCACTTTAAAAAAGTTTTATCGCACGCAAAAGAATACGGATATGTATTTCAATCATCAGAAATTTATGATGGTTTAAGCGCGGTGTATGATTACGCTCAAAATGGTGTTGAGCTTAAAAAAAATATCAGAGAATATTGGTGGAAAGCAATGGTGCAAATGCACGAAAACATTGTTGGTATTGATGCTGCAATTTTAATGCATCCCACAACTTGGAAAGCTTCTGGGCATGTAGATGCTTTCAATGATCCTTTGATTGATAATAAAGATTCAAAAAAACGCTACAGAGCAGATGTGTTGATTGAAGAATATTGTGCAAAAATTGAAGCAAAAATTGATAAAGAAGTTGAAAAAGCTGCCAAACGTTTTGGAGATGCTTTTGATAAAGAAACTTTTTTATCAACCAATCAACGTGTTGTTGAATATCAAGAAAAAATCAATGCGATTTTATCAAGAATGTCAAAATCTTTATCTAATGAAGATTTGGCAGATGTAAAAGCCTTGATTGAAGAATTGGAAATTGCTGATCCATTAACAGGTTCTAGAAATTGGACAGAGGTAAAGCAATTCAATTTGATGTTTGGAACTCAAATTGGAGCATCAGCTGAAAATTCGACACAAGTATATTTACGTCCAGAAACTGCTCAAGGAATTTTTGTAAACTTTTTAAACGTTCAAAAATCTGGCAGAATGAAAGTTCCTTTCGGAATTGCTCAAACTGGAAAAGCCTTTAGAAATGAGATTGTTGCAAGACAATTTATCTTTAGAATGCGTGAATTTGAACAAATGGAAATGCAGTTTTTTGTAAAACCAGGAACTCAAAAAGAATGGTATGAACAATGGAAACAAACGCGTTTAAAATGGCATTTGAGTTTAGGAATGGGCGCAGAAAATTACCGTTTTCACGACCATGAAAAATTAGCACATTATGCGGATGCAGCTGCAGATATTGAATTCAAATTTCCTTTTGGATTTAAAGAATTAGAAGGAATTCACTCAAGAACTGATTTCGATTTAAAAGCACATGAACAATATTCAGGAAAAAAATTACAGTATTTTGATCCTGAAGAAAACAAAAGTTATGTGCCTTATGTAGTGGAAACTTCTGTTGGTTTAGACAGACTATTTTTAGCTGTTTTTTCTAATTCTTTGCAAGAAGAAGCGCTTGAAAACGGAACTTCAAGAACGGTTTTACGTTTACCAGCAGTTTTAGCACCTTATAAAGCTGCTATTTTGCCATTGGTAAAAAAAGATGGTTTGCCAGAAATAGCACGTGAAATTTTTGAGGATTTGAAATGGGAGTTTAACGTAGATTATGACGAAAAAGATGCTGTTGGAAGACGTTACAGAAGACAAGATGCCAATGGAACTCCGTTTTGTATCACAGTTGATCATGAAACCTTGCAAGATAATTCAGTAACAATTAGACATAGAGATTCTATGGAGCAAAAGCGAGTACCTATTACTGATGTAAAAGCAATTATAAAAGCAGAAGTTGATGTAAAAAATTGGTTACAAAGAATGTAA
- a CDS encoding ComF family protein, which yields MRILRDFFHLFYPKLCGNCEEQLVFNEKTICTLCRHDLPLTNFLSFTNNSVTKTFYGRIDIEKGYALLFFRKEGITQKLIHELKYRGNEEIGELFGNWIGEIILEKEAFKDVDFIIPVPLHPKKLKQRGYNQVTKFGITLANQLAIPFLENELVRVSSTKTQTLKARFERFSNIDTKFLLKNPEYFDNKHIVLIDDVITTGATLESCANEFQKSENCKISILTMAIAELMY from the coding sequence ATGAGAATTCTTAGGGATTTCTTTCATCTATTTTATCCAAAACTTTGTGGAAATTGTGAAGAACAATTAGTTTTTAATGAAAAAACGATTTGCACACTTTGCAGACACGATTTACCATTAACTAACTTTTTAAGTTTTACGAACAATTCTGTAACTAAAACTTTTTATGGCAGAATTGACATTGAAAAAGGCTATGCATTATTATTTTTTAGAAAAGAAGGTATCACTCAAAAATTAATTCACGAATTAAAATATCGTGGAAATGAAGAAATTGGTGAACTGTTTGGAAATTGGATTGGTGAAATTATACTTGAAAAAGAAGCATTTAAAGATGTAGATTTTATAATTCCTGTGCCATTACATCCAAAAAAATTAAAACAAAGGGGCTACAATCAAGTTACAAAATTTGGAATCACATTAGCAAATCAGTTGGCTATTCCGTTTTTAGAAAATGAATTAGTGAGAGTTTCATCAACCAAAACACAAACTTTAAAAGCTCGTTTTGAACGATTTAGCAACATTGACACTAAATTTTTATTGAAAAATCCTGAATATTTTGATAACAAACATATTGTATTGATTGATGATGTAATTACTACAGGAGCTACTTTAGAATCTTGTGCAAATGAGTTTCAAAAATCAGAAAATTGTAAAATCAGTATTTTAACTATGGCAATTGCAGAATTGATGTATTGA
- a CDS encoding DinB family protein, with amino-acid sequence MKTEFDILRKSRALFLKELEGLTLAQLHTIPAGFKNHIAWNVAHVLVTQQLLHYQLSELNCLCPDDLIETHRKGTSPTVTFSEEEFEEIKELFAGLPDTLQEDYEAGIFEKYTEYPTSTGFVIHSIEEAISFNNFHEGIHYGIVRAIKKFV; translated from the coding sequence ATGAAAACTGAATTCGATATTCTCAGAAAATCAAGAGCACTTTTTTTAAAAGAATTAGAGGGATTAACCTTAGCGCAATTGCATACAATTCCTGCTGGATTTAAAAATCACATTGCATGGAATGTTGCGCATGTATTGGTAACACAACAATTATTGCACTATCAATTGTCTGAATTGAACTGTTTATGTCCTGATGATTTGATTGAAACTCATAGAAAAGGGACTTCTCCAACAGTTACTTTTTCTGAAGAAGAATTTGAAGAAATAAAAGAACTTTTTGCAGGCTTACCTGATACTTTACAAGAGGATTATGAAGCGGGGATTTTTGAAAAATACACAGAATATCCTACAAGTACAGGATTTGTAATTCACTCTATTGAAGAAGCAATTTCATTCAATAATTTTCATGAAGGAATTCATTATGGAATTGTAAGAGCAATCAAAAAATTCGTTTAA
- a CDS encoding cystathionine gamma-synthase yields the protein MKFNTKTIHGGQKHEEATGAVMPPVFLTSTFAQSSPGVHQGYEYSRGANPTRTALENSFASIENGTHGLAFSSGLSAIDCVLRLLNPGDEIVAGDDLYGGTYRMFTRLFQKYGLSFSFVDMNLVENVTNAITDKTKLVWLETPTNPLMKIADIEAITKAVKEINTSILVAVDNTFATPYLQQPLDLGADIVMHSATKYLGGHSDVIMGALMVKDEKLAESLHFIQFAAGAIASPMDSFLVLRGIKTLHIRMQRHCENGKAVAKFLQNHPKVGEVYYPGFETHPNHDIAKKQMKDFGGMVSFRLKDTSKAAAFQFLENTKVFTLAESLGGVESLVNHPTTMTHASIPEKERLKIGITDSLIRLSVGIEDIDDLLSDLDQALHA from the coding sequence ATGAAATTCAATACAAAAACCATTCATGGTGGTCAAAAACATGAAGAAGCAACAGGTGCAGTAATGCCTCCCGTTTTTTTAACATCAACTTTTGCACAATCTAGTCCTGGAGTTCATCAGGGTTATGAATATTCTAGAGGGGCAAATCCAACAAGAACAGCGTTAGAAAACAGTTTTGCTTCTATTGAAAATGGCACACATGGTTTAGCTTTTTCTTCTGGATTATCTGCTATTGATTGTGTGTTGCGTTTGTTAAATCCGGGTGATGAAATTGTTGCTGGTGATGATTTATATGGAGGAACGTATAGAATGTTTACACGATTGTTTCAAAAATACGGTCTTTCATTTTCGTTTGTTGATATGAATTTGGTCGAAAATGTAACCAATGCAATTACGGATAAAACAAAATTAGTTTGGTTAGAAACTCCTACAAATCCGTTGATGAAAATTGCAGATATTGAGGCAATTACGAAAGCTGTTAAAGAAATTAATACATCGATTTTAGTGGCAGTTGATAATACTTTTGCAACCCCATATTTACAACAACCCTTAGATTTGGGAGCAGATATTGTGATGCATTCTGCCACCAAATATTTAGGAGGTCATTCTGATGTGATTATGGGAGCTTTAATGGTAAAAGATGAAAAACTAGCTGAATCATTACATTTTATTCAGTTTGCAGCGGGTGCAATTGCCAGTCCAATGGATTCTTTTTTAGTATTAAGAGGTATCAAAACTTTGCATATACGAATGCAACGTCATTGCGAAAACGGAAAAGCTGTGGCGAAATTTTTACAAAATCATCCAAAAGTAGGTGAGGTGTATTATCCTGGATTTGAAACGCATCCAAATCATGACATTGCCAAAAAACAAATGAAAGATTTTGGAGGAATGGTTTCATTTCGATTGAAAGATACTAGCAAAGCTGCTGCTTTTCAATTTTTGGAAAATACAAAAGTGTTTACGTTGGCAGAATCTTTGGGCGGTGTTGAAAGTTTGGTGAATCATCCAACAACAATGACACACGCATCCATTCCTGAAAAAGAACGTTTAAAAATCGGAATTACAGATTCTTTAATTCGTTTAAGTGTTGGAATTGAAGATATTGACGATTTACTGTCAGATTTAGATCAGGCTTTGCATGCGTAA
- a CDS encoding YgaP family membrane protein, with protein MKKNMGSTDKIIRSVIAIVIAVLYFTGTISGTLGLILLIFGGIFLATSFISFCPLYVPFGISTCKSK; from the coding sequence ATGAAAAAAAACATGGGCTCAACAGACAAAATCATTCGTAGTGTTATTGCGATTGTGATTGCAGTTTTATATTTTACGGGAACAATTTCAGGAACTTTAGGATTGATTCTACTGATTTTCGGAGGTATTTTTTTAGCAACAAGTTTCATCAGTTTTTGTCCTTTATACGTTCCATTTGGAATTTCAACTTGTAAATCAAAATAA